A genomic stretch from Solanum stenotomum isolate F172 chromosome 8, ASM1918654v1, whole genome shotgun sequence includes:
- the LOC125872196 gene encoding protein LATERAL ORGAN BOUNDARIES-like yields MASSSCYNSPCAACKFLRRKCLPGCIFAPHFPPEEPHKFANVHKIFGASNVTKLLNEVLPHQREDAVNTLAYEAEARVRDPVYGCVSAITFLQRQVERLEKELDAAKADLMRYASNCNDVSPPLIGSHHHEGENIGSTLHNMAISRRMGYDHHGGGGSYFPWNDQNTSGGGGGNI; encoded by the coding sequence ATGGCTTCATCCAGCTGCTACAACTCCCCTTGTGCTGCTTGCAAATTCCTTAGGAGAAAATGTCTTCCTGGTTGCATTTTTGCACCTCATTTCCCACCTGAGGAGCCACACAAATTTGCCAATGTTCACAAAATTTTTGGGGCTAGCAATGTGACCAAGCTTTTGAACGAAGTCCTCCCTCATCAGAGGGAGGACGCGGTCAACACTCTGGCCTACGAGGCGGAGGCCAGAGTGAGGGACCCCGTTTATGGTTGTGTTAGCGCAATAACTTTCCTCCAACGCCAAGTCGAGCGCCTTGAGAAGGAGCTCGACGCGGCGAAGGCGGATTTAATGCGCTATGCTTCAAATTGCAATGATGTGTCACCACCATTAATTGGTTCTCATCATCATGAAGGAGAAAATATTGGATCAACACTTCATAACATGGCAATTAGTAGAAGAATGGGATATGATCATCATGGAGGAGGAGGAAGCTATTTTCCTTGGAATGATCAAAACACCtcaggaggaggaggaggaaatATTTGA